A stretch of Episyrphus balteatus chromosome 2, idEpiBalt1.1, whole genome shotgun sequence DNA encodes these proteins:
- the LOC129909011 gene encoding carbonic anhydrase 2 isoform X2 yields MNLNVNLRTTNAQDFSYDGTMGPDHWGEQYNGCSGKYQSPINIDLLNVEQISFNDLQLKRFDEKPLSGDLLNNGHTVIVHLDYEDEEPTISGGPLNGTFRFAQLHFHWGDNDTYGSEDRINNQSFPAELHMVFYNTKYGDFDSAVGHSEGVAVLAFFYYLMEEDNPFYADLAFLLTSLQEPDRHVPFIGAPSLHNLGSTEYEKYFTYVGSLTTPPCSEEVIWIDFEEPVMISRSQLDSFRQLYTHDGELITHNNRPIQPLNGRIVQKNFVPYNPFGMGGNHVASAPIPNFINPGDTKPPPPKKNDSSFPQGQNHSHSIPFHAKRRNFSPTTTNIDLLWAVIVFVVFTIFY; encoded by the exons aTCTCAGGACCACAAATGCTCAAGATTTTTCTTATGATGGAACAATGG gaccagaTCATTGGGGCGAACAATACAATGGTTGCAGTGGAAAATATCAAAGCCCAATTAACATAGATTTGTTAAACGTCGAACAAATAAGTTTTAACGATCTTCAGCTCAAACGTTTTGATGAGAAACCTCTCTCTGGTGATTTATTAAATAATGGACATACAG ttattgTACATTTGGATTATGAAGATGAAGAACCAACTATAAGCGGCGGACCTTTAAACGGAACATTTCGTTTCGCGCAATTGCATTTCCATTGGGGCGACAATGACACTTACGGTAGTGAAGATCGGATAAACAATCAAAGTTTCCCAGCTGAATTGCATATGGTGTTTTACAATACAAAATATGGTGATTTTGATAGTGCAGTTGGACATAGTGAGGGTGTTGCAGTTTTGGCATTTTTCTATTAT CTAATGGAAGAGGATAATCCTTTCTATGCTGACTTGGCATTCCTTCTTACTTCATTGCAAGAACCAGATCGTCATGTGCCATTTATAGGTGCACCATCTCTCCACAATCTAGGCAGCACAGAATACGAAAAGTATTTCACATATGTCGGCTCATTAACAACACCTCCTTGCAGTGAGGAGGTGATTTGGATTGATTTCGAGGAGCCAGTCATGATTTCCCGATCACAG CTTGACAGTTTTCGTCAACTTTACACTCATGATGGAGAATTAATTACGCACAATAATCGTCCCATACAACCGCTAAATGGACGAATCGTTCAAAAAAACTTTGTACCCTATAATCCCTTTGGAATGGGAGGAAATCATGTTGCGTCAGCTCCAATTCCAAATTTTATCAATCCAGGAGATACTAAACCGCCTCCgccgaaaaaaaatgattcatcttTTCCGCAAGGGCAAAACCATAGCCATAGCATACCATTTCACGCTAAAAGGCGAAATTTCagtccaacaacaacaaacattgATTTGTTGTGGGCCGTAATTGTTTTTGtcgtttttactattttttattga
- the LOC129909011 gene encoding carbonic anhydrase 2 isoform X1: MYSSHLESLLIKAVVVILCLDLRTTNAQDFSYDGTMGPDHWGEQYNGCSGKYQSPINIDLLNVEQISFNDLQLKRFDEKPLSGDLLNNGHTVIVHLDYEDEEPTISGGPLNGTFRFAQLHFHWGDNDTYGSEDRINNQSFPAELHMVFYNTKYGDFDSAVGHSEGVAVLAFFYYLMEEDNPFYADLAFLLTSLQEPDRHVPFIGAPSLHNLGSTEYEKYFTYVGSLTTPPCSEEVIWIDFEEPVMISRSQLDSFRQLYTHDGELITHNNRPIQPLNGRIVQKNFVPYNPFGMGGNHVASAPIPNFINPGDTKPPPPKKNDSSFPQGQNHSHSIPFHAKRRNFSPTTTNIDLLWAVIVFVVFTIFY, translated from the exons aTCTCAGGACCACAAATGCTCAAGATTTTTCTTATGATGGAACAATGG gaccagaTCATTGGGGCGAACAATACAATGGTTGCAGTGGAAAATATCAAAGCCCAATTAACATAGATTTGTTAAACGTCGAACAAATAAGTTTTAACGATCTTCAGCTCAAACGTTTTGATGAGAAACCTCTCTCTGGTGATTTATTAAATAATGGACATACAG ttattgTACATTTGGATTATGAAGATGAAGAACCAACTATAAGCGGCGGACCTTTAAACGGAACATTTCGTTTCGCGCAATTGCATTTCCATTGGGGCGACAATGACACTTACGGTAGTGAAGATCGGATAAACAATCAAAGTTTCCCAGCTGAATTGCATATGGTGTTTTACAATACAAAATATGGTGATTTTGATAGTGCAGTTGGACATAGTGAGGGTGTTGCAGTTTTGGCATTTTTCTATTAT CTAATGGAAGAGGATAATCCTTTCTATGCTGACTTGGCATTCCTTCTTACTTCATTGCAAGAACCAGATCGTCATGTGCCATTTATAGGTGCACCATCTCTCCACAATCTAGGCAGCACAGAATACGAAAAGTATTTCACATATGTCGGCTCATTAACAACACCTCCTTGCAGTGAGGAGGTGATTTGGATTGATTTCGAGGAGCCAGTCATGATTTCCCGATCACAG CTTGACAGTTTTCGTCAACTTTACACTCATGATGGAGAATTAATTACGCACAATAATCGTCCCATACAACCGCTAAATGGACGAATCGTTCAAAAAAACTTTGTACCCTATAATCCCTTTGGAATGGGAGGAAATCATGTTGCGTCAGCTCCAATTCCAAATTTTATCAATCCAGGAGATACTAAACCGCCTCCgccgaaaaaaaatgattcatcttTTCCGCAAGGGCAAAACCATAGCCATAGCATACCATTTCACGCTAAAAGGCGAAATTTCagtccaacaacaacaaacattgATTTGTTGTGGGCCGTAATTGTTTTTGtcgtttttactattttttattga
- the LOC129909011 gene encoding carbonic anhydrase 2 isoform X3, producing the protein MYSSHLESLLIKAVVVILCLDLRTTNAQDFSYDGTMGPDHWGEQYNGCSGKYQSPINIDLLNVEQISFNDLQLKRFDEKPLSGDLLNNGHTVIVHLDYEDEEPTISGGPLNGTFRFAQLHFHWGDNDTYGSEDRINNQSFPAELHMVFYNTKYGDFDSAVGHSEGVAVLAFFYYLMEEDNPFYADLAFLLTSLQEPDRHVPFIGAPSLHNLGSTEYEKYFTYVGSLTTPPCSEEVIWIDFEEPVMISRSQIEKFRHIYNHAGEPLTHNFRPIQPLNNRVVWRNTVNREPQINYKSYSDRINNKSVPSSNSDYDFFSVSKATTISEILPLCFVLVFNLILRNL; encoded by the exons aTCTCAGGACCACAAATGCTCAAGATTTTTCTTATGATGGAACAATGG gaccagaTCATTGGGGCGAACAATACAATGGTTGCAGTGGAAAATATCAAAGCCCAATTAACATAGATTTGTTAAACGTCGAACAAATAAGTTTTAACGATCTTCAGCTCAAACGTTTTGATGAGAAACCTCTCTCTGGTGATTTATTAAATAATGGACATACAG ttattgTACATTTGGATTATGAAGATGAAGAACCAACTATAAGCGGCGGACCTTTAAACGGAACATTTCGTTTCGCGCAATTGCATTTCCATTGGGGCGACAATGACACTTACGGTAGTGAAGATCGGATAAACAATCAAAGTTTCCCAGCTGAATTGCATATGGTGTTTTACAATACAAAATATGGTGATTTTGATAGTGCAGTTGGACATAGTGAGGGTGTTGCAGTTTTGGCATTTTTCTATTAT CTAATGGAAGAGGATAATCCTTTCTATGCTGACTTGGCATTCCTTCTTACTTCATTGCAAGAACCAGATCGTCATGTGCCATTTATAGGTGCACCATCTCTCCACAATCTAGGCAGCACAGAATACGAAAAGTATTTCACATATGTCGGCTCATTAACAACACCTCCTTGCAGTGAGGAGGTGATTTGGATTGATTTCGAGGAGCCAGTCATGATTTCCCGATCACAG atTGAAAAATTTCGTCACATCTATAACCATGCTGGAGAACCACTTACACATAATTTCCGACCAATTCAACCATTAAACAATAGAGTTGTTTGGAGAAATACTGTAAATCGGGAACCACAAATAAACTATAAATCCTATAGTGATCGTATAAATAACAAAAGTGTACCATCAAGTAATAGTGATTATGATTTCTTTAGTGTTagcaaagcaacaacaatttcagaGATTTTAcctttatgttttgttttagtttttaatttgattttaagaaatctgtaa
- the LOC129909011 gene encoding carbonic anhydrase 2 isoform X4 yields the protein MGPDHWGEQYNGCSGKYQSPINIDLLNVEQISFNDLQLKRFDEKPLSGDLLNNGHTVIVHLDYEDEEPTISGGPLNGTFRFAQLHFHWGDNDTYGSEDRINNQSFPAELHMVFYNTKYGDFDSAVGHSEGVAVLAFFYYLMEEDNPFYADLAFLLTSLQEPDRHVPFIGAPSLHNLGSTEYEKYFTYVGSLTTPPCSEEVIWIDFEEPVMISRSQLDSFRQLYTHDGELITHNNRPIQPLNGRIVQKNFVPYNPFGMGGNHVASAPIPNFINPGDTKPPPPKKNDSSFPQGQNHSHSIPFHAKRRNFSPTTTNIDLLWAVIVFVVFTIFY from the exons ATGG gaccagaTCATTGGGGCGAACAATACAATGGTTGCAGTGGAAAATATCAAAGCCCAATTAACATAGATTTGTTAAACGTCGAACAAATAAGTTTTAACGATCTTCAGCTCAAACGTTTTGATGAGAAACCTCTCTCTGGTGATTTATTAAATAATGGACATACAG ttattgTACATTTGGATTATGAAGATGAAGAACCAACTATAAGCGGCGGACCTTTAAACGGAACATTTCGTTTCGCGCAATTGCATTTCCATTGGGGCGACAATGACACTTACGGTAGTGAAGATCGGATAAACAATCAAAGTTTCCCAGCTGAATTGCATATGGTGTTTTACAATACAAAATATGGTGATTTTGATAGTGCAGTTGGACATAGTGAGGGTGTTGCAGTTTTGGCATTTTTCTATTAT CTAATGGAAGAGGATAATCCTTTCTATGCTGACTTGGCATTCCTTCTTACTTCATTGCAAGAACCAGATCGTCATGTGCCATTTATAGGTGCACCATCTCTCCACAATCTAGGCAGCACAGAATACGAAAAGTATTTCACATATGTCGGCTCATTAACAACACCTCCTTGCAGTGAGGAGGTGATTTGGATTGATTTCGAGGAGCCAGTCATGATTTCCCGATCACAG CTTGACAGTTTTCGTCAACTTTACACTCATGATGGAGAATTAATTACGCACAATAATCGTCCCATACAACCGCTAAATGGACGAATCGTTCAAAAAAACTTTGTACCCTATAATCCCTTTGGAATGGGAGGAAATCATGTTGCGTCAGCTCCAATTCCAAATTTTATCAATCCAGGAGATACTAAACCGCCTCCgccgaaaaaaaatgattcatcttTTCCGCAAGGGCAAAACCATAGCCATAGCATACCATTTCACGCTAAAAGGCGAAATTTCagtccaacaacaacaaacattgATTTGTTGTGGGCCGTAATTGTTTTTGtcgtttttactattttttattga